In one Aquila chrysaetos chrysaetos chromosome 24, bAquChr1.4, whole genome shotgun sequence genomic region, the following are encoded:
- the CELSR2 gene encoding LOW QUALITY PROTEIN: cadherin EGF LAG seven-pass G-type receptor 2 (The sequence of the model RefSeq protein was modified relative to this genomic sequence to represent the inferred CDS: deleted 4 bases in 4 codons), which produces MERGYGHGPGNGDLNRTVDRGVRGDDAAVTQGVRVGETAASAVALSVAQAARVNVEGGCALPDPCDSGPCPPHSYCSDDWDSFSCRCHPGYFGDSCVSACALNPCQSPATCARKPGSAHGYTCECPQGHFGPYCEHKEAQPCPRGWWGHPTCGPCSCDVTKGFDPDCNKTTGECRCKENHYRPAGSDSCLLCDCYPTGSLSRLCDATSGQCPCKAGVIGRHCDRCDNPFAEVTASGCEVNYDSCPRAIEASIWWPRTRFGLPAAAPCPKGSIGTAVRHCDEHKGWLPPNLFNCSSLAFAALRAWAERLSRNESALDPAQSRRVALQLHDATRRTAAYFGSDLRLAYRLASRLLQHESAQRGFRLAATQDVHFTENLLRVGSALLDTSNKRHWELIQQTEGGTAWLLKHFEDYASALAQNMPQTYLSPFTIVTPNIVVSVVRLDKGSFAGARLPRYEALRGEKPPDLETTVILPDSVFRPPEGRHPSAGHGQPPQGTGGQEEEEGEDEEATEEEEEEEEEDEEEEVTLVTRHKRHPALGEGQAIASVIIYRTLAGLLPEQYDTDKRSLRVPKRPIINTPVVSISVHGGGARAPRALAKPITLQFRLLETQERSKPICVFWNHSLLVGGTGGWSARGCEVVFRNRSHVSCQCHHLTSFAVLMDISRRENGEILPLAALTYASLGVGLAGLLLAVLALGGLRGLRSNRHSIRRHGATALLLAQLVFLLGINQADLPLACTVVAILLQFLYMSAVGWALLEGLHLYRRRSEPRHVDRGPMRFYHVLGWGLPAFITGLAVGLDPEGYGNPDFCWLSIHDSLVWSLAGPIACAVAVSIFFLVLAARATCATPQGFEKKGTASGLQTAVVVLALPSLAWLLALLSVNSDALLFHYLFAVSNCLQGPLIFLFCVVLSKEVRRSLRLSCARRRSPDPALATKSTLTPAYGCDSTYVAGRLYPAPAGGSTGSLHSTARSGKSHHSYIPFVRREDSGLAGSPGQRALAEPGGLFLDAQDQPEEHDTDSDSDLSLEDDRSGSYGSTHSSESEDEAPPAGWDTLPGPALSPPAPGDSLVAPGRPYWPGEFMTTASESEGHGGSETLRVEPAGGEGPPRGEPPPPNGEALPRDPPLLPLPHPHKGILKKKCLPPISERGSTQRSGPPPPPPAGTATSSGSEGSRVGGTGAPRPRQTLQEQLSGVTPIAMSIKAGTVDEDSSGSEFLFFNFLH; this is translated from the exons GCTACTTCGGTGACAGCTGCGTCAGCGCTTGTGCCCTCAACCCCTGCCAGTCCCCGGCCACCTGCGCCCGCAAACCAGGCTCGGCACATGGTTACACATGCGAGTGTCCCCAAGGTCACTTCGGTCCCTACTGCGAGCACAA GGAGGCCCAGCCGTGCCCGCGGGGGTGGTGGGGCCACCCCACCTGCGGCCCCTGCAGCTGCGACGTCACCAAGGGCTTCGACCCCGACTGCAACAAGACGACGGGCGAGTGTCGCTGCAAG GAGAACCACTACCGCCCGGCGGGCAGCGACTCTTGCCTGCTCTGCGACTGTTACCCCACCGGGTCCCTGTCCCGCCTCTGCGATGCCACCAGCGGGCAGTGTCCCTGCAAGGCCGGCGTCATCGGCCGCCACTGCGACCGCTGTGACAACCCCTTCGCCGAGGTGACGGCCAGCGGCTGCGAAG TCAACTACGACAGCTGTCCCCGTGCCATCGAGGCCAGCATTTGGTGGCCCCGCACCCGCTTCGGGctgcccgccgctgcccccTGCCCCAAGGGATCCATCG GCACAGCGGTCCGGCACTGTGACGAGCACAAGGGCTGGCTGCCCCCCAACCTCTTCAACTGCAGCTCCCTGGCCTTCGCCGCCCTCCGGGCCTGG GCGGAACGACTGTCGCGGAACGAGTCGGCGCTGGACCCGGCGCAGTCGCGGCGCGTGGCCCTGCAGCTGCACGATGCCACCCGCCGCACGGCCGCCTACTTCGGCAGCGACCTGCGCCTGGCGTACCGGCTGGCCAGCCGCCTGCTGCAGCACGAGAGCGCCCAGCGCGGCTTCCGCCTGGCCGCCACCCAGGATGTCCACTTCACCGAG AACCTGCTGCGGGTGGGCAGTGCCCTGCTAGACACCAGCAACAAGCGGCACTGGGAGCTGATCCAGCAGACGGAGGGGGGCACGGCCTGGCTGCTGAAGCACTTCGAGGACTACGCCAGCGCCCTGGCGCAGAACATGCCCCAGACCTACCTCAGCCCCTTCACCATCGTCACCCCCAACATCG TGGTGTCGGTGGTGCGGCTGGACAAGGGCAGCTTTGCGGGCGCCCGGCTGCCGCGCTACGAGGCGCTGCGGGGGGAGAAGCCCCCCGACCTGGAGACCACCGTCATCCTGCCCGACAGCGTCTTCCGGCCCCCCGAGGGCAGGC ACCCCTCCGCTGGGCACGGGCAGCCACCACAGGGCAcgggtgggcaggaggaggaggaaggggaggatgaAGAGGctacagaggaggaggaggaggaggaggaggaggatgaagaggaggaggtgaccctGGTGACCCGGCACAAGCGCCACCCGGCACTGGGCGAGGGCCAGGCCATCGCCAGCGTCATCATCTACCGTACCCTGGCCGGACTCCTCCCCGAGCAGTACGACACCGACAAGCGCAGCCTCAG ggtgcccaAGCGCCCTATCATCAACACGCCGGTGGTGAGCATCAGCGtgcacggggggggggcacgggcaCCGCGGGCGCTGGCGAAGCCCATCACCCTCCAGTTCCGGCTGCTGGAGACCCAGGAGCGCTCGAAGCCCATCTGCGTCTTCTGGAACCACTCCCTGCT GGTGGGCGGCACGGGTGGCTGGTCGGCGCGGGGCTGCGAGGTCGTCTTCCGCAACCGGAGCCACGTCAGCTGCCAGTGCCACCACCTGACCAGCTTCGCCGTCCTCATGGACATCTCCCGCCGCGAG AACGGGGAGATCCTGCCGCTGGCGGCGCTGACCTACGCCTCGCTGGGAGTGGGGCTggcggggctgctgctggccgTGCTGGcgctgggggggctgcgggggctgcGCTCCAACCGCCACAGCATCCGCCGCCACGGTGCCACCGCCCTCCTCCTCGCCCAGCTCGTCTTCCTGCTCGGCATCAACCAGGCCGACCTCCCG CTGGCGTGCACGGTGGTGGCCATCCTGCTGCAGTTCCTCTACATGAGCGCGGTGGGCTGGGCgctgctggaggggctgcaCCTCTACCGGCGCCGCAGCGAGCCCCGCCACGTCGACCGCGGGCCCATGCGCTTCTACCACgtcctgggctgggggctgcccgccTTCATCACTG GGCTGGCGGTGGGGCTGGACCCCGAGGGCTACGGCAACCCCGACTTCTGCTGGCTCTCCATCCACGACAGCCTGGTCTGGAGCCTGGCGGGGCCCATCGCCTGCGCCGTGGCC GTCAGCATCTTCTTCCTCGTGCTGGCGGCCAGGGCCACCTGCGCCACCCCGCAGGGCTTTGAGAAGAAGGGCACGGC CTCCGGGCTGCAGACGGCGGTGGTGGTGCTGGCGCTGCCCAGCCTGGCCTGGCTCCTGGCCCTGCTCTCCGTCAACAGCGACGCTCTCCTCTTCCACTACCTCTTCGCCGTTTCCAACTGCCTCCAG GGCCccctcatcttcctcttctgcGTGGTGCTGAGCAAGGAGGTGCGGCGGAGCCTGCGGCTCAGCTGCGCCCGCAGGCGCAGCCCCGACCCCGCGCTGGCCACCAAATCCACCCTGACCCCC GCTTATGGCTGCGACAGCACCTACGTGGCGGGGCGGCTGTACCCAGCACCCGCCGGCGGCTCCACCGGCTCCCTGCACAGCACCGCACGCTCGGGCAAGAGCCACCACAGCTACATCCCCTTCGTGCGCCG GGAGGACTCGGGGCTGGCGGGCAGCCCGGGTCAGCGGGCGCTGGCCGAGCCAGGAGGGCTCTTCCTCGACGCCCAGGACCAGCCTGAGG AGCACGACACAGACTCGGACAGTGACCTGTCGCTGGAGGATGACCGGAGCGGCTCCTATGGCTCCACGCACTCCTCCGAGAGCGAGGATGAGGCC CCCCCCGCTGGCTGGGACACCTTGCCCGGGCCCgccctgtcccccccagcccctg GTGACAGCCTGGTGGCCCCAGGGCGGCCGTACTGGCCAGGGGAATTCATGACGACGGCCAGCGAGAGCGAGGGGCACGGGGGCAGCGAGACCCTGCGGGTGGAGCCGGCGGGGGGCGAGGGACCCCCCCGGGGCGAGCCCCCCCCGCCT AACGGCGAGGcgctccccagggaccccccgcTGCTGCCCCTGCCACACCCCCACAAAG GCATCCTGAAGAAGAAGTGCCTGCCCCCCATCAGCGAGCGGGGCAGCACCCAGCGC tcgggcccccccccgccacctcccGCGGGCACCGCCACCTCCTCGGGCAGCGAGGGCAGCCGGGTGGGGGGCAccggcgccccccgcccccgccagaccctgcaggagcagctcagcGGCGTCACCCCCATCGCCATGAGCATCAAGGCGGGCACCGTGGATGAGGACTCCTCCGGCTCTGA atttctgttttttaattttctccattaa